The window CTATCACAACACTATCGATACCCTctctgagaaaaataaaagaactctCGTCCCCATCAACAAACCTCAACGAATCAGAAATGAGAGCTTGAAACAACGCAAATAGATGAAACGGCGCAAATGgatggagggagagagggacgacatcggagagagagggagctgagagggagatgagagaatCTGAGAGAGCTGAGACCGAAccgaaaaatgagaaaatttgagagagagagagctgagataGAGAACGGCGCAGACTGCAGAGAAATGAGAATGAGAAAGGGGAAGGGGGATCTTAACCTAATcatgaaacggcgccgtttagttgagaccaaacgacgccgtttgctttattttttttttcaattagggggattaaaacgatgtcgtttcactcatttaagtgaaacgatttcgttttttatataggtataaaatgaaaaaagaatagCAGAACCGGTCGGCCGGTTCATCGGTTTTTCACTGGGTCGAACCGAGACCGAACTGGAAAACTTCGGTTTTAGCAAATATCTGCCGCACGCCGGCTGGTTCTTTACCGGTTCCAGTCGGTTGCGGCCGGTTTGGTCGGTTCATGTACACCCCTAATAGGTACAGTATTGAACTgtttataagatttattataagagtaatattattaagagaaataatatttacagttatggAATGTGTAAGCGttgagtaattttttaaaaaaattaaataaatataaaatttacataataaaaaattaatattttaataataattaaattttattttttttaaaaaatttacgcGACTTTTAATCACTTTGCGACTGTATGATCtaatagcattactcatctTAATCTTTTATGCAGGCAGGCTTCACAATAATTAAAGCGGGGAACACAAGgaatctttcttcctttttcgcTTTGGAAAAACAGCATGCATGCGATACATGAGTACTTCGCCATATATAATCAACTACTTATTAAAGTTACTTTGATCTGCGGGTTAATTGCGTACGGTAGGGCTATATATGCGAAGATGATGACATGAATTATTAGTTGATGTTTCTCAAAGTAAAACAAATCTTCCACGTACGCGCGCACAGAATTGATCAGGAAAAGCTTCGCTACAATCCCATTTCATGTTCTTTTCGTTGAACAATTGCAACGTACGGTGCTTGAGAAACAGTTCTTAACcatttctaattttctagaTCAGATCAGAGTAACCCTATTTTATTAGTAGAAATATGTTAGAgacaaaagaattatacaaaaataattttatagattcatattattttatgtgatttgttaaattatgaaattacttttaatattataaaataaatctagcGGTTTATATGaaagtatattaatttataaaattatttctgtacgtataattcttttgtgacGGTaacactttttcttttattagtaGCTCAATCTCcacttaatttgtaaaatactaaaaactaaactATATTAAAGAGACATGCATTTAAAATATCATCCGTcagtaaatatcatttctacaaaaacaaacatgcagcTATagctaaacaaaaattaaatcttatcttGTTTTTAAACTAATACTGCTGAATTGAAATTGGAGCAAAAATTCTACGTGGATGTGTAAATAGAAAACGTCAAtttttgttaagatataaattaaataataaaatctatttctttttaacttttaaaaaaagtaataatttcacGTTATCACTGTACTTAAAATCTTGTTACCAGTTTCACTAAAATTTGGCAGCAATTGAAATATACGTAAGATCATTTCCTAATACAGCCGGGAAGACGAGTATCTCCAttattcatgtcaatttatgcagGGTATAGTGTGGTCAATAAAGCTCATTACTGTGGGAAATTCAGAGCAgccctttctttttctctttgcttTTGCAAAAGTTGATTGTCCTTTGTgctttttatctctctttttgtgTGAGAAAAAGAGAGCACTTAACCCCATACACGGGATAAAATAATCGAGCAAAAGAGGAAGGTAGCACAGATATAATCAGTGAGAAAGAGGGTGAGATACATTTAACACAACTAATGCCACACACAGACATTTCCTGCTAGCAAGATTTTGTAGGTTCTTCATCAAGCACACAGTTGACAAGGTATGTTCACTGGAATATGTGatagaattatatatttcttcccagatctttttctctttcactcCTATTATTCATGCTAGCTTGCTGTCAGAAACATAGTTTGTGTCGTAGGAGTGGGTTTGTAAGTACTTTTTACAGCCagaaaaaggcaaaaaagatgACTTTCAACAAATACTGGGTGAGAAATTGCATTACTTTTTATGAGTTTTAATCCCATTTAAGGAGTATTTAAAGGGTGCTATGAATTATTACTCTGATTCATACCATTGATTTGAGAAGTTAGCAACAACTTAGAATTGTGCATGTTCTAGTATTGAGAAATATGCTTTGTAGACAGTGAATCTATTCTTTCATTCTGGTTGTAGAGTTTGTCTGTCATCTGAGAAGATGGCCTGCCGCGTTGCAAGTCGTGTTTCGGAAAAGGATATTGAATGCGAAGAATACCTCATCGACATCCCCCCAGACCTGGAGCCTGCCGAGTGGCCTGAGTGCTGCATCTACAGGGTTCCCAAAAGACTTCGCAACGTAAACAAAGAAGCCTATACTCCAAATCTGGTTTCAATCGGCCCTCTCCATCACGGGAAAAAAGAATTGAGGGAAATGGAAAAGCAGAAAGAGAGATACTTGAAGGATTTCTGTTATCGAACAAAGAAGAACCGGAAGGATCTCGCACTCATAATTGAAAAGAAGGAAGCAAATATCCGTCACTGTTATGCAGAGCCCTCAAGACTCGGAAGCAGAGAGTTCGTAAACATGATTCTGATGGATGGTATCTTTATAATTGAGCTCTTCTTGAGGACTTTTGAGAGGAAAAGCGATTATATATTAAGCAAACCCTGGCTGAGAAACAGTATACAGCATGACTTGATTCTACTCGAGAATCAGCTTCCTTTTTTTGTTCTCGAGGATCTGTATACATCCATCTCTTCCAATCATAAAGAAGTCAACCCCAACAAAGAGGACACTCCCTTTCTTCAGCTTTCCCGCAATTACTTCTCTCATTATGATCCGAAGACAGAGCCCAACATCGGTGAGGAAGTGAAACATTTCACAGATTTGTTGAGATATTTCTTCTTTCGACCAGACCTGAGAAGTAAAAAAGGGGGAAATGAAAGTGAAAGAATCGATCATTTATACTGTGCCACAAAGCTTGACGAGGCAGGAGTGCAATTCGAAGCAGTTAAAAAAAGACATTTAACTGACATTCAATTCGACAAGGGAAACTGCTTGGAACATTGCCCGTACCTGAACTGCTCCTGGCTCCTGAATTGCTTGCCATGTTTGAAATGCTTAGTCTGCTTGAAAAGCATGCAACCTTTCCTGGAACTCCCTGCCCTTATAGTAGACGACACGACTGAAATTGTTTTCCGAAATCTGATGGCCTTGGAACAGTGTCATTATCCAACGCGGGCTTACATCTGCAATTACATTCTTCTCCTGGATTATCTCATCAACACAGAAAAAGATGTCGATCTTTTGGTCGAGAAAAAAGTTATCGTTAATCAGCTTGGAAGCGACGAAGCAGTGGCGACACTAGTTAACAAACTTGGCCATCAAATTGTGGAAGTTAATTCCTGTCATTACAAACTCAGTCAAAAGCTAAACGAGCATTACGAAGATTTCTGGAACAGAAACATGGCAACCTTGACGACGGTCTATTTCCGGGATATTTGGAGAGGCACAGCAACGGTTGTTGGAATTGTAATCCTGTTTTTGACTGTCTGGAATATCTTCCTTAGGCATTTCGTCAAAATGCCTAGGACCTAATTCTCTCGCTCCTTTAGTATTGATTGAagtttgctttgctttgctttgctttgtaTTGGTGAAGGTTGCATGTGAAATCGTCGTTATGTTTTGGTTGTGATCTCCTTTTCAACCCTAATAAGTTCTACTACCGCAATATCGGCCATGGAGATCAGTCTGTATTTTCAGCTAATAAAGTTTGAATATCCTCTGTAATGATACTCCATCAAATATAATGCCTAGCTATAACGTGTTCAGAGTAGTTTGAGAGTTTCAATCTTCACAAACCAAACATCATTAAATCCACATGATTTTAGTAGAAGatttatgtctttttttttttttttttttgtcatttagtTGCAGATTGATAGCTAGCGAGTCTATACGAGAAGAATtgaaatacaaatttaaaattaaataaaatattattagaatattattttttaatattattattatttttaaatttaaaaaaaattgaattgtttattatattttatataagaatttagaaaattataatgatgagatgaaatgaaacatttCTTATATCTAAATTggatcttaaatatttttttaaaagaataattttattttaatgggtAGAACATATTatctaaattatttaaatggtaatatttaatttataatatttaaattttaaaatttttttctgaattaaattatgataaattattacatttataatgtGGTGCTACTTTCAAATTAGAAggcaaataattaaaaaataataataaacacaatacttTCTACAATATATTctacaatcatattttaaaataaaaaatattattataaaatactatataaaaataacatcatttcattaaaatatctTCACGTTAAAAGTTGTGTGTATCAATAATTAGAGGCGAACTTTGTCGTATATGCAAATTATTGTACGTCCATTCCAACACGAAAAGAAGATCAACTTTTTTATCAGTAACAATGAAAAGAGTGCATCTGCCACTGATACTATTGATTCCCCATGCTTTCTGCTAATAATTGATGTATCCGCAATGTCTTAACACCGTCTACTATtactcattattaaaaaataatttttttatataaattttatatatatatttttaaatatttactcGCTAGTTGCACAtatcacaattataaatatattttatttcgttGAATGTGGATTGCCATCTTGTCATGAGAAAAGAAATATCTAAATACATGTGCGTGTGGATGCATGTATGCATGGCCATCTCTCAACTACCAAGTTTAGATATTTAATATCATGTTGTATCATTATATGACAACTGTGAAAGCCTTGACGTACGTTGACGAAGACTTGcccaaaccatatatatatatatttcatttcccGTTCAACCTCGTTCTGCAAGTac is drawn from Juglans regia cultivar Chandler chromosome 5, Walnut 2.0, whole genome shotgun sequence and contains these coding sequences:
- the LOC108990447 gene encoding UPF0481 protein At3g47200-like; protein product: MACRVASRVSEKDIECEEYLIDIPPDLEPAEWPECCIYRVPKRLRNVNKEAYTPNLVSIGPLHHGKKELREMEKQKERYLKDFCYRTKKNRKDLALIIEKKEANIRHCYAEPSRLGSREFVNMILMDGIFIIELFLRTFERKSDYILSKPWLRNSIQHDLILLENQLPFFVLEDLYTSISSNHKEVNPNKEDTPFLQLSRNYFSHYDPKTEPNIGEEVKHFTDLLRYFFFRPDLRSKKGGNESERIDHLYCATKLDEAGVQFEAVKKRHLTDIQFDKGNCLEHCPYLNCSWLLNCLPCLKCLVCLKSMQPFLELPALIVDDTTEIVFRNLMALEQCHYPTRAYICNYILLLDYLINTEKDVDLLVEKKVIVNQLGSDEAVATLVNKLGHQIVEVNSCHYKLSQKLNEHYEDFWNRNMATLTTVYFRDIWRGTATVVGIVILFLTVWNIFLRHFVKMPRT